A genomic region of Azoarcus sp. KH32C contains the following coding sequences:
- the clpP gene encoding ATP-dependent Clp endopeptidase proteolytic subunit ClpP, with protein sequence MSNVAPQSGSNWDPVGLGMVPMVIEQSGRGERAYDIYSRLLKERVVFLVGPVNDVTANLIVAQLLFLESENPDKDIFFYINSPGGSVSAGMAIYDTMQFVKPDVSTLCIGQAASMGSFLLAAGAKGKRFCLPNSRVMIHQPLGGFQGQASDIEIHAREILNIRARLNEMLAKHTGQPVERIEKDTDRDNFMSAKDALEYGIVDKVLTTRAEA encoded by the coding sequence ATGAGCAACGTAGCGCCACAATCGGGCAGCAACTGGGATCCGGTCGGCCTCGGCATGGTGCCGATGGTGATCGAACAGAGTGGTCGCGGCGAACGAGCCTATGACATCTACTCGCGCCTTCTGAAGGAGCGGGTGGTGTTCCTCGTCGGGCCCGTGAATGACGTCACGGCGAACCTGATCGTGGCGCAGTTGCTGTTTCTCGAGTCCGAAAACCCGGACAAGGACATCTTCTTCTACATTAACTCCCCGGGTGGCTCGGTGTCCGCCGGGATGGCTATCTACGATACGATGCAGTTCGTCAAGCCTGACGTCAGCACGCTCTGCATTGGCCAGGCCGCGAGCATGGGCTCCTTCCTGCTTGCTGCCGGGGCGAAGGGCAAGCGCTTCTGCCTGCCGAATTCGCGGGTGATGATCCATCAACCACTCGGCGGGTTCCAGGGCCAGGCGTCCGACATCGAGATCCATGCTCGCGAAATCCTGAACATCCGCGCACGGCTGAACGAAATGCTGGCGAAGCACACCGGCCAGCCGGTCGAGAGGATTGAAAAGGACACGGATCGGGACAATTTCATGTCGGCCAAGGATGCGCTCGAATACGGCATCGTCGACAAGGTCCTGACGACGCGGGCCGAGGCCTGA